Proteins encoded by one window of Enterococcus faecalis:
- a CDS encoding NusG domain II-containing protein: MTIKEFIKKSRLKTWDVIIIAILVLGSFLPLVVFAMQNRGQEAATYQAVLKVDNKVIKVFDLKKDGPHYTYKYEAKDGDYNLIEVDGDRIRVKEANCADLVDVRRGWISKPGETPIACLPHNLFITVEASDGSEDGSLIY, encoded by the coding sequence ATGACGATCAAAGAATTCATTAAGAAAAGTCGCTTGAAAACATGGGACGTTATTATTATTGCTATTTTAGTTCTTGGTTCTTTTCTGCCCCTTGTTGTTTTTGCCATGCAAAACCGTGGTCAAGAAGCGGCTACGTATCAAGCAGTCTTGAAAGTAGACAACAAAGTAATCAAAGTCTTTGACTTAAAAAAGGACGGCCCGCATTATACATATAAATACGAAGCAAAAGACGGTGATTACAACCTGATTGAAGTAGATGGTGATCGTATCCGCGTGAAGGAAGCCAACTGTGCTGACTTAGTGGATGTTCGACGAGGCTGGATTTCCAAACCTGGTGAAACCCCGATTGCCTGTCTACCCCACAATTTGTTTATCACCGTGGAAGCTTCTGATGGGAGTGAAGACGGTAGCTTAATTTATTAA